TCACCTGGCGACCACCGATGGAATACAACGCCCAACTGACCAATCCCAACAACACCAATGTGCCGCCCAGCCAGGGATTGTCCCCGCTCGGCGCCTCCCCTCCGACACCGGACACGAGTGCGACTCCGGCAAAGGAGACCGCACAACCGGCCGCCACCGTGTTGAATGGAATGTCTCGCACGAGCAGAGACGACAGCAACGCCGTAATGGCCGGGCTGGCGCCGATAATGACGCCGGCGGTCGCTGCGCCGATATACCGTAGGCCGAAGAGGGTCAGAAGATGATTGCCCAACACCCCGAGCCCCAGCAGCGACAACAGCCTGAGATCGCGAGCAGTCCATGTCGTACGACCGCGTTCGCTCCACCACCACAGAGGAATCAGGATCACCAGCGCGCCGAAGCCGCGCAGCAGAGACGTTTCCACTGCCGAAAACGCGCCAAGCGCCAGCTTCTGTCCCACAATGGACCCGCCCCAGACCAGCGCCGAGGTGGTCAACGCGGCATAGGCGGCGAATACCGATGGTTTCTGCATGGACGCCATTCCTCAATCGACGACACACGTGGATTGCCACGGGCCGCGAGCACCGGATGCTAGGCAGATGGTGTTGGAGTGATGATCCAAATACCGTCCCGGATGGTCGCCAATACAGCGGACACCCGCCGGTCTGTCCTGACGACCCGGTTGAGTTCCTGAATGGCCGCCGTACGCTCGTCCGGAGGCGGCTCCAGTAGCACCTCGCCGTCCCACAGGACATTGTCGATGAGAATGACCCCACGCGGAGACAGCAACTCCATCGCACGGCGGTAGTAATTCACGTAGTTCTGCTTGTCGGCGTCGATGAAGATCAGATCGAATGGAGCCGTGAGTCCCGCCATCGTCTCCAAAGCCGGCCCCATGCGAATTTCGATCTTGCGACCATGGGGGGATTGCGCAAAAAATCGCCGGGCAACCGCCGCGGATTCGTCATCGATTTCACACGTCGTGACCCGCCCTTGCTCCGGCAACGCCTCGGCAAAACACAGTGCGCTATAGCCCGTGAACATGCCGATTTCCAGCACTCGCGTGGCCTGCACCAGGCGGGTCATCATATGCAAGAACGCCCCTTCGAGGGGCCCCACCAGCATACGCGCAAACTCCATCGTCCGTTCGGTCTCCTCGCGAAGCGCGCGGCGGACGGGAGTTTCGGGCAATGAATAGGCCGCCGCGTAGGCATCAATTTTCGGCAACACGAGATCGGTCATTGGTTTCACTCCGGCAGAGAGTTGTGCGACAATTCGCACCGGCCGCGGGATCATACCATGGACGTGCCCGGAGAAGGAGCCTGATGGTGAAGACACTGACGACATTGGAACCGCTGACGACACGGTTGTTGGAAATCCGGCGCATCCAGAGCGCGGCCGCTGTTCTCTCGTGGGACCAGGAGACGTATATGCCCGCCGGCGGCGGGGCGGCACGGGCAGAGCAGATCGCGACGCTCGAAGGCCTGGCCCATCAAAAACTCGTGTCCGCTGAGCTCGAAACGCTACTCACCGAATGGATCGACCCCGCGACCGGACAGGCCGCGGATAGTTGGGATGAACCTTCCCGGTCGCTGCTGCGTGAAACCTGGCGCGATTTCAGCCGCGCCAAGAAACTTCCATCCGACTTTGTGATCCGCCTCAGCCGCGAGTGTTCCCTGGCGCAGCAGGCCTGGGTGACGGCACGGGAAGAAAGCCGGTTCTCAAAATTTCTTCCTTCACTGAAGACCATCCTCGGCCTCAAACGTGATGAGGCTCAGTACCTGGGGTATCGGAACTCGCCCTACGATGCGCTCTTGGATACGTATGAGCCGGGGTCCACCATCGCCCAACTCGCGCCGTTGTTCACACAATTGCGGGAACGCCTTGTCCCCCTCTTACGGCGCGTTCAGGGCAGTACCGTCATCATCGACGACCGTTGCCTGCACCAGAGCTTCGACCCATCCAAACAGGTGGAATTCGGTCGGCTTGTGCTGACCGCCATGGGCTACGACTTCGAGCGCGGGCGCCTCGATCTCTCCGCCCATCCCTTCACGACCTCTTTTCATCCGACCGATGTCCGGGTAACGACACGAGTCTTCGAGAAAGATCTGCCGTCGTGCCTGTTTAGTTGCATCCATGAAGGGGGCCATGGCCTGTACGATCAAGGCTTGGATCCTCGCTATTATGGCTCCCCCCTCGG
This sequence is a window from Nitrospira sp.. Protein-coding genes within it:
- a CDS encoding DMT family transporter — its product is MQKPSVFAAYAALTTSALVWGGSIVGQKLALGAFSAVETSLLRGFGALVILIPLWWWSERGRTTWTARDLRLLSLLGLGVLGNHLLTLFGLRYIGAATAGVIIGASPAITALLSSLLVRDIPFNTVAAGCAVSFAGVALVSGVGGEAPSGDNPWLGGTLVLLGLVSWALYSIGGRQV
- a CDS encoding class I SAM-dependent methyltransferase, with product MIPRPVRIVAQLSAGVKPMTDLVLPKIDAYAAAYSLPETPVRRALREETERTMEFARMLVGPLEGAFLHMMTRLVQATRVLEIGMFTGYSALCFAEALPEQGRVTTCEIDDESAAVARRFFAQSPHGRKIEIRMGPALETMAGLTAPFDLIFIDADKQNYVNYYRRAMELLSPRGVILIDNVLWDGEVLLEPPPDERTAAIQELNRVVRTDRRVSAVLATIRDGIWIITPTPSA
- a CDS encoding carboxypeptidase M32, which codes for MVKTLTTLEPLTTRLLEIRRIQSAAAVLSWDQETYMPAGGGAARAEQIATLEGLAHQKLVSAELETLLTEWIDPATGQAADSWDEPSRSLLRETWRDFSRAKKLPSDFVIRLSRECSLAQQAWVTAREESRFSKFLPSLKTILGLKRDEAQYLGYRNSPYDALLDTYEPGSTIAQLAPLFTQLRERLVPLLRRVQGSTVIIDDRCLHQSFDPSKQVEFGRLVLTAMGYDFERGRLDLSAHPFTTSFHPTDVRVTTRVFEKDLPSCLFSCIHEGGHGLYDQGLDPRYYGSPLGESVSLGFHESQSRLWENCVGRSRAFWHCFYPLLQQTFPQQLADVPLDRFYAAINRATPSLIRVEADELTYNLHIMVRVEIEQALIEGRAEPDELPGLWNEKMQSYLGIVPERDAEGVLQDVHWSMGAFGYFPTYTLGNLYSVQFFEQAALELPQMEEEMRAGHLMPLRRWLEQKIHRWGRMFTPDHLARRVTGSGVNPEPFLRYLETKYGELYRL